In Marivivens aquimaris, one genomic interval encodes:
- the secA gene encoding preprotein translocase subunit SecA has product MLGFGTLAKKVFGTANDRQVKATRPIIAKINALEPEFEKLSDEGLKEKTAEFKERIAKGESLDDLLPEAFANCREAAKRALGLRAFDVQMTGGIFMHRGNIAEMRTGEGKTLVATFPAYLNGLTGRGVHVVTVNDYLAKRDAEWMSKVYSALGLTTGIVVPNQPEADKKKAYACDIVYSTNNELGFDYLRDNMKSELNQMMQRDHYFAIVDEVDSILIDEARTPLIISGPAQDRSDLYMAIDRVIPTLSDDHYTMDEKSRQVTFTDDGNDFLEQRLRAEAILPEGQSLYDPESSTIVHHVNQALRAHKLFQRDKDYIVRDGKEIVLIDEFTGRMMSGRRLSDGLHQAIEAKENVAIQPENVTLASVTFQNYFRLYDKLAGMTGTAMTEADEFAEIYGLGVVDIPTNRPVQRLDEHDQVYRTAQEKFGAIVKEIEKAHETGQPVLVGTTSIDKSEYLSTLLKNAGVPHNVLNARQHEQEAQIVADAGKMGAVTIATNMAGRGTDIKLGGNVEMKVMDAIAASPEADPDEVRRQIEAEHASAEQEVKDAGGLFVLATERHESRRIDNQLRGRSGRQGDPGRSVFFLSLEDDLMRIFGSDRLDKVLSGLGMKEGEAIIHPWVNKTLERAQAKVEGRNFDIRKQLLKFDDVMNDQRKVIFRQRREIMENHNLSETVKDMRHDVIEDLVDQYVPERSYADQWDMQGLYAAVIEKLGIDMPVIQWAEEDGVDDEVVRDRLVEAADKMMAEKEEAFGFDTMRNIEKQILLQTIDGKWREHLLRLEHLRSVVGFRGYAQRDPLNEYKTEAFQLFESLLESLREEVTQKLSRVQPMTKEQQEELLKRYIQQQREAQAGAAAPAPTPAAEAPAAEARPGFDENDESTWGNPSRNDPCPCGSGEKFKHCHGRIA; this is encoded by the coding sequence ATGCTGGGATTCGGAACGCTTGCCAAAAAGGTGTTTGGCACCGCGAACGACCGCCAAGTTAAGGCAACACGGCCGATTATCGCAAAAATCAACGCGCTGGAGCCGGAGTTCGAAAAGCTTTCCGACGAAGGACTGAAAGAGAAGACCGCGGAATTCAAGGAGCGTATCGCCAAGGGCGAGAGCCTTGACGACCTGCTTCCCGAAGCGTTCGCAAACTGTCGTGAGGCCGCCAAGCGCGCCCTCGGCCTGCGTGCCTTCGATGTGCAGATGACCGGCGGCATCTTCATGCATCGCGGCAACATCGCCGAAATGCGCACCGGTGAAGGTAAGACGCTCGTCGCGACCTTCCCCGCTTATCTCAACGGCCTCACCGGTCGCGGCGTCCACGTCGTCACCGTGAACGACTACCTCGCCAAGCGCGACGCCGAATGGATGAGCAAGGTCTACTCGGCGCTCGGTCTGACGACCGGCATCGTGGTGCCGAACCAGCCCGAAGCGGACAAGAAGAAAGCCTACGCCTGCGATATCGTCTACTCGACGAATAACGAGCTGGGCTTCGACTATCTGCGCGACAACATGAAGTCCGAGCTGAACCAGATGATGCAGCGCGACCATTACTTCGCGATTGTGGACGAGGTCGACTCGATCCTGATCGACGAAGCGCGTACGCCGCTTATCATTTCGGGCCCTGCGCAGGACCGCTCTGACCTTTACATGGCGATCGACCGTGTGATCCCGACCCTGTCGGACGACCACTACACGATGGATGAAAAGTCCCGTCAGGTGACCTTCACCGACGACGGTAATGACTTCCTCGAACAGCGCCTCCGCGCCGAAGCGATACTGCCCGAAGGCCAGTCGCTCTACGATCCGGAGAGCAGCACTATCGTTCACCACGTGAATCAGGCGCTGCGTGCCCACAAGCTGTTCCAGCGCGACAAGGACTACATCGTTCGCGACGGCAAAGAGATTGTCCTCATCGACGAATTCACCGGCCGCATGATGTCCGGCCGCCGTCTGTCGGACGGTCTGCACCAAGCGATCGAAGCCAAGGAAAACGTGGCGATCCAGCCGGAAAACGTGACCCTCGCCTCGGTGACCTTCCAGAACTACTTCCGCCTTTACGACAAGCTCGCCGGCATGACCGGTACTGCAATGACCGAGGCTGACGAATTCGCCGAAATTTACGGCCTCGGCGTGGTCGACATTCCGACCAACCGTCCGGTCCAGCGCCTCGACGAGCACGACCAGGTGTATCGTACGGCGCAGGAAAAGTTCGGCGCGATCGTCAAAGAGATCGAGAAAGCCCACGAGACCGGTCAACCGGTGCTGGTCGGTACGACCTCGATCGACAAGTCCGAATACCTGTCGACCCTGTTGAAAAATGCAGGCGTGCCGCACAACGTTCTGAACGCGCGCCAGCACGAGCAGGAAGCGCAGATCGTGGCTGACGCTGGTAAGATGGGCGCCGTCACTATCGCGACCAACATGGCTGGCCGTGGTACCGACATCAAACTCGGCGGCAACGTCGAGATGAAGGTGATGGACGCAATTGCAGCCAGCCCCGAAGCCGACCCCGATGAAGTCCGCCGCCAGATCGAAGCAGAACACGCCTCGGCCGAGCAGGAAGTCAAAGACGCGGGCGGTCTGTTCGTTCTCGCGACCGAGCGTCACGAATCCCGCCGTATCGACAACCAGCTGCGCGGTCGTTCGGGCCGTCAGGGTGACCCCGGCCGTTCGGTGTTCTTCCTGTCGCTCGAAGACGACCTGATGCGCATTTTCGGCTCCGACCGTCTGGACAAGGTCCTGTCGGGTCTAGGCATGAAAGAGGGCGAAGCGATCATCCACCCGTGGGTGAACAAGACGCTCGAACGCGCACAGGCGAAGGTCGAAGGCCGCAACTTCGACATTCGTAAGCAGCTTCTGAAGTTCGACGACGTGATGAACGATCAGCGTAAGGTGATCTTCCGCCAGCGTCGTGAAATCATGGAAAACCATAACCTCTCCGAGACCGTCAAAGACATGCGTCACGACGTGATCGAGGATCTGGTCGACCAGTACGTCCCCGAGCGTTCCTACGCTGATCAGTGGGATATGCAGGGGCTCTATGCTGCTGTGATCGAAAAGCTGGGCATCGACATGCCGGTCATCCAGTGGGCCGAAGAAGACGGCGTTGACGATGAAGTCGTCCGTGATCGCCTCGTCGAAGCCGCTGACAAGATGATGGCCGAGAAGGAAGAAGCCTTTGGCTTCGACACCATGCGCAACATCGAGAAGCAGATCCTTCTGCAGACCATTGATGGCAAATGGCGTGAACACCTTCTGCGTCTCGAACACCTGCGTTCGGTCGTTGGTTTCCGTGGCTACGCGCAACGCGATCCGCTGAATGAATACAAGACCGAAGCCTTCCAGCTGTTCGAAAGCCTGCTCGAGTCGCTCCGTGAGGAAGTGACCCAGAAGCTGTCGCGCGTTCAGCCGATGACCAAGGAACAGCAGGAAGAACTGCTCAAGCGCTACATTCAGCAGCAGCGTGAGGCGCAAGCGGGTGCGGCTGCTCCGGCACCGACACCTGCCGCTGAGGCTCCGGCAGCCGAGGCACGTCCGGGTTTTGATGAAAACGACGAGTCGACTTGGGGCAACCCGAGCCGCAATGACCCGTGCCCCTGTGGTTCGGGCGAGAAGTTCAAGCACTGCCATGGCCGCATTGCCTGA
- the radC gene encoding RadC family protein yields MTEHPHMAEAPLLFLAASDEVPVTGAKAPSYLRDHRKRLRERFMKGGSAAVADYEMLELVLFRAIPRQDVKPLARALIEHFGDFGRVIAAPDAQLRGINGVGEAVVCELKIVEAAAQRLARAKVMQRAVISSWDAVLDYCHTVMAHREIEQFRILFLDRKNVLIADEEQARGTVDHVPVYPREVVKRALELNASALILVHNHPSGDPTPSEADISVTQQIEAAAKVLGLSLHDHLIIGKSSELSFRAEGLL; encoded by the coding sequence ATGACCGAGCATCCCCACATGGCCGAAGCGCCACTCCTTTTTCTTGCAGCCTCTGATGAGGTACCCGTAACGGGTGCCAAAGCTCCGTCCTATCTGCGGGATCACCGCAAACGTCTGCGCGAGAGGTTCATGAAGGGCGGCTCTGCAGCTGTGGCCGACTACGAAATGCTTGAGCTTGTGCTGTTCAGGGCCATCCCGCGTCAGGACGTCAAACCGCTGGCGCGCGCACTGATTGAGCACTTCGGCGACTTCGGTCGGGTGATAGCCGCGCCCGATGCTCAGCTACGTGGCATCAACGGCGTGGGTGAGGCCGTGGTTTGCGAACTGAAGATCGTTGAGGCAGCCGCACAGCGTCTAGCCCGAGCTAAGGTCATGCAGCGCGCCGTCATCAGCAGTTGGGACGCTGTGCTGGACTACTGCCACACCGTGATGGCGCACAGAGAGATCGAGCAGTTCCGCATCCTGTTTCTCGATCGAAAGAACGTGCTGATAGCCGATGAAGAACAGGCGCGAGGTACCGTCGATCATGTGCCCGTCTACCCCCGCGAGGTCGTCAAACGTGCGCTCGAACTGAACGCTTCTGCGCTGATCCTCGTGCACAATCACCCGTCCGGCGACCCTACCCCATCCGAGGCGGATATCAGCGTGACGCAGCAGATCGAGGCGGCAGCCAAAGTCCTCGGTCTATCGCTTCATGACCACCTGATTATTGGCAAGTCGTCAGAGCTCAGCTTCCGAGCCGAAGGGCTGTTATGA
- the dnaJ gene encoding molecular chaperone DnaJ, translating into MSKRDYYEVLGISKGATAEEIKKGYRKKAKELHPDRNADNPDAESQFKEANEAYDVLKDPEKKAAYDRYGHAAFDGGMGGHPGAGGGYRGGNGDFASAFSDVFDDLFGDFMGGRGGGGRPRAQRGNDLRYNLGISLEEAYTGSQKTIRVPTAVACGSCDGTGAEGGSEPVTCPTCSGMGKVRAQQGFFTVERTCPTCNGNGQIIKNPCKVCHGAGRVEKEKSLSVNIPAGVETGTRIRLAGEGEAGMRGGPTGDLYIFIEVAEHSLFQRDGATLFCRVPVSMVDAALGGDVEVPTIDGGRSRVRIPEGSQSGRQMRLRGKGMPALRGGGQGDMLIELQVETPVKLTARQKELLAEFQEESAENNPNTSRFFSAVKGFWDSMKG; encoded by the coding sequence ATGTCCAAACGCGATTACTACGAAGTGCTCGGCATTTCCAAAGGCGCGACCGCTGAGGAAATCAAAAAGGGCTATCGTAAAAAAGCCAAGGAACTCCACCCTGACCGCAATGCGGACAATCCCGACGCCGAATCGCAGTTCAAAGAAGCGAACGAAGCCTACGACGTCCTGAAAGACCCCGAAAAGAAAGCTGCATACGACCGCTACGGTCACGCGGCATTCGACGGCGGTATGGGCGGACATCCGGGCGCAGGCGGCGGATACCGCGGTGGAAATGGCGACTTTGCATCTGCTTTCTCGGACGTCTTCGACGATCTGTTCGGCGACTTCATGGGTGGCCGTGGTGGTGGCGGACGTCCGCGCGCTCAGCGTGGTAACGACCTGCGCTACAACCTCGGTATCTCGCTCGAAGAAGCCTACACGGGTAGCCAGAAGACGATCCGTGTACCGACGGCAGTGGCCTGTGGCTCCTGTGACGGCACCGGCGCCGAAGGCGGCAGCGAGCCCGTCACCTGTCCGACCTGTTCGGGCATGGGTAAGGTCCGTGCGCAGCAGGGCTTCTTTACCGTAGAGCGCACCTGCCCGACCTGTAACGGCAACGGCCAGATCATCAAGAACCCGTGCAAGGTCTGTCACGGTGCGGGACGTGTTGAGAAAGAGAAATCGCTCTCGGTCAATATTCCGGCTGGCGTCGAAACCGGCACCCGCATTCGCCTCGCTGGCGAAGGTGAGGCCGGTATGCGTGGCGGACCAACCGGCGATCTCTATATCTTTATCGAGGTCGCAGAGCATTCGCTGTTCCAACGCGACGGCGCGACGCTGTTCTGCCGCGTACCTGTGTCGATGGTCGATGCAGCGCTCGGCGGTGACGTCGAAGTGCCGACGATTGACGGTGGCCGCAGCCGCGTCCGCATTCCCGAAGGCAGCCAGTCCGGCCGCCAGATGCGTCTGCGCGGAAAGGGTATGCCTGCCCTCCGTGGCGGCGGTCAGGGCGATATGCTGATCGAGTTGCAGGTGGAAACGCCGGTCAAGCTGACAGCGCGTCAGAAAGAGCTCCTTGCCGAATTCCAAGAAGAGAGCGCCGAAAACAACCCGAACACCTCGCGGTTCTTCTCGGCGGTCAAAGGCTTCTGGGATTCCATGAAAGGCTAA
- the dnaK gene encoding molecular chaperone DnaK, with product MGKVIGIDLGTTNSCVAIMDGSKPRVIENAEGARTTPSIVGFTEDERLVGQPAKRQAVTNPDNTVFAVKRLIGRRVDDAAVEKDKKLVPYSIVNGGNGDAWVEVRGDKYSPSQVSAFILQKMKETAESYLGEEVTQAVITVPAYFNDAQRQATKDAGKIAGLEVLRIINEPTAAALAYGLDKEETKTIAVYDLGGGTFDVTILEIDDGLFEVKSTNGDTFLGGEDFDMRIVNYLADEFKKEHGVDLTKDKMALQRLKEAAEKAKIELSSSQQTEINQPFISMGTNGQPLHMVIKLTRAKLESLVSDLIKNSIKPCQAALKDAGLTTSDIDEVVLVGGMTRMPKVMEEVSKFFGKEPHKGVNPDEVVAMGAAIQAGVLQGDLKDLVLLDVTPLSLGIETLGGVFTRLIDRNTTIPTKKSQVFSTAEDNQSAVTLRVFQGEREMAADNKMLGQFNLEDIPPAPRGMPQIEVTFDIDANGIVSVAAKDKGTGKEQSITIQASGGLSDADIEKMVKDAEANADADKKRRELVEAKNQAESLIHSTEKSIEEHGDKVDPSTVEAIELALAALKDELENDNPDKIKAGIQNVTEAAMKLGEAIYKASQDEADGGNSAQKAADEEGADDDILDADFEDLGEDKRGQ from the coding sequence ATGGGAAAAGTCATCGGGATTGACCTCGGTACCACCAACTCCTGCGTTGCCATCATGGACGGCTCCAAGCCGCGCGTTATCGAAAACGCCGAAGGTGCCCGTACCACGCCGTCGATCGTCGGCTTCACCGAAGATGAACGCCTCGTCGGCCAGCCGGCAAAGCGTCAGGCTGTCACCAACCCGGATAACACCGTCTTCGCTGTAAAGCGTCTGATTGGTCGCCGCGTTGATGACGCTGCAGTAGAAAAAGACAAGAAACTCGTCCCCTATTCCATCGTGAACGGTGGCAATGGTGACGCATGGGTAGAAGTACGCGGTGACAAGTACTCCCCGTCGCAGGTTTCGGCTTTCATCCTCCAGAAGATGAAAGAAACCGCCGAGTCGTACCTCGGTGAAGAAGTAACCCAAGCCGTTATCACCGTTCCGGCTTACTTCAACGACGCCCAGCGTCAGGCAACCAAAGACGCCGGCAAGATCGCCGGTCTCGAAGTGCTGCGCATCATCAACGAGCCGACCGCTGCCGCTCTGGCATACGGTCTGGACAAGGAAGAAACCAAAACCATCGCGGTCTATGACCTTGGTGGTGGTACCTTCGACGTCACCATCCTCGAGATCGACGATGGCCTGTTCGAAGTGAAGTCGACCAACGGCGACACCTTCCTCGGTGGTGAAGACTTCGACATGCGCATCGTCAACTACCTCGCTGACGAGTTCAAAAAAGAGCATGGCGTCGACCTGACCAAGGACAAGATGGCTCTGCAGCGCCTCAAGGAAGCTGCTGAAAAGGCCAAGATCGAACTGTCCTCGTCGCAGCAGACCGAAATCAACCAGCCGTTCATCTCGATGGGCACCAACGGCCAGCCGCTGCACATGGTCATCAAACTGACCCGCGCGAAGCTGGAAAGCCTTGTTTCGGACCTGATCAAGAACTCGATCAAGCCGTGTCAGGCTGCTCTGAAAGACGCCGGCCTGACCACTTCGGACATCGACGAGGTTGTTCTCGTCGGCGGTATGACCCGTATGCCGAAGGTCATGGAAGAAGTATCGAAGTTCTTCGGTAAAGAGCCGCACAAGGGTGTGAACCCGGACGAAGTCGTTGCCATGGGCGCTGCCATTCAGGCCGGTGTTCTTCAGGGCGACCTGAAAGACCTCGTTCTGCTCGACGTGACCCCGCTGTCACTCGGCATCGAAACCCTCGGTGGTGTATTCACCCGTCTGATCGACCGCAATACCACGATCCCGACCAAAAAGTCCCAGGTCTTCTCGACCGCCGAGGACAACCAGTCGGCCGTGACCCTGCGCGTCTTCCAAGGCGAGCGTGAAATGGCTGCCGACAACAAGATGCTCGGTCAGTTCAACCTCGAAGACATCCCGCCGGCTCCGCGCGGCATGCCGCAGATCGAAGTCACCTTCGACATCGACGCCAACGGTATCGTCTCGGTCGCTGCCAAAGACAAAGGCACCGGCAAAGAGCAGTCGATCACCATTCAGGCTTCTGGCGGTCTGTCGGACGCCGACATCGAGAAGATGGTCAAGGATGCCGAAGCCAACGCTGACGCCGACAAAAAGCGCCGCGAACTGGTTGAAGCCAAGAACCAGGCTGAAAGCCTGATCCACTCGACCGAGAAGTCGATCGAAGAACATGGCGACAAGGTTGACCCGTCGACCGTCGAAGCCATCGAACTAGCTCTGGCCGCTCTGAAGGACGAACTGGAAAACGACAACCCGGACAAGATCAAAGCCGGCATCCAGAACGTCACCGAAGCTGCGATGAAGCTTGGCGAAGCCATCTATAAGGCAAGCCAGGATGAGGCAGACGGCGGCAACTCGGCGCAGAAGGCCGCTGACGAAGAGGGTGCCGACGACGACATCCTCGATGCCGATTTCGAAGATCTCGGCGAAGACAAGCGCGGCCAATAA
- a CDS encoding alpha-ketoglutarate-dependent dioxygenase AlkB family protein, with protein sequence MKNSPEPTVVVRQIPVWKQLLSPEQQIAMVEDLRGVVKSAPLFSPVTPSGKEMSVRMTSAGKFGWVTDRRGYRYEPKHPSGVPWPEVPASVLDVWRTVSGFDRDPESCLINFYGFDAKMGMHQDKDEADFNAPVVSISLGDAALFRIGNLERGGKTESIWLESGDVCVIGGEARLLYHGIDRIRAGSSSLLPNGGRINVTMRVVT encoded by the coding sequence ATGAAAAATAGTCCCGAACCAACGGTCGTCGTGCGCCAGATTCCCGTGTGGAAGCAGCTTTTGTCGCCCGAGCAGCAGATCGCAATGGTTGAAGATTTACGCGGAGTGGTGAAGTCCGCCCCTCTTTTTTCTCCCGTCACGCCAAGCGGGAAGGAAATGTCTGTACGGATGACCTCCGCCGGTAAATTCGGATGGGTTACCGATCGCCGCGGCTATCGCTATGAGCCGAAGCACCCTTCTGGCGTTCCGTGGCCGGAGGTGCCTGCGAGCGTGCTGGATGTCTGGCGCACAGTCAGTGGGTTTGATCGCGATCCCGAAAGCTGCCTCATCAACTTCTACGGCTTCGACGCCAAAATGGGGATGCATCAGGACAAGGACGAAGCGGATTTCAACGCACCCGTAGTGTCCATTTCGCTCGGCGATGCCGCGCTGTTCCGGATCGGCAATCTTGAACGCGGCGGCAAAACCGAAAGCATCTGGCTGGAAAGCGGAGATGTCTGCGTCATAGGCGGCGAGGCGCGTTTGCTCTATCACGGTATTGATCGCATTCGCGCGGGATCGTCGTCGCTGCTCCCCAATGGCGGACGGATCAATGTCACAATGCGAGTGGTGACTTAG